A genome region from Anolis carolinensis isolate JA03-04 chromosome 6, rAnoCar3.1.pri, whole genome shotgun sequence includes the following:
- the LOC100565794 gene encoding vomeronasal type-2 receptor 26-like — protein sequence MVPKESHQNIGIVHLLQYFGWIWVGIFAVDNNSGQHFLQSLEPLLHENGICAAYTKRLPYIARLDKMEEHIEICYSIYKQLKNDIHVVIIYGESLTIAALRFILTLGGIENEKLYFKKVWIMTAQLDFMLTGLLRGWDLQIFHGAIAFAIHSEDTPNFGEFLKTINPHWNKGDRFIQVFWEQAFDCFFPESWEQTEVMGQCTGKEKLEDIFKPQFEMSMTGHSYSVYNAVHSVARALHAMCSSQSNYNRGKCSSHTSKKCNAVKLQNLQAWQLHPFLESVSFNNSVGESISFEQRMATGDKFDIVNLETLPNNSFQRRNVGKVDSSAPQGEQFTIDENMLVWHPGLKQLPPLALCNERCRPGYQKKRKEGKPFCCYECSRCPDGEISNSTDMDDCFRCPEDHYPSNDRNMCIPKKTSFLSYGDPLGTSLAVIAASFAFITALVLGVFIKHKDTPLVKANNQNLTYILLASLMLCFLSSFLFLGEPREVTCLLRQSIFGLTFSVAISCILAKTTIVSLAFLATRPGSRMMKWVGNRLVHFIIFPCSLLQACICLLWLTYSPPYPDVDMKSITKEIIIQCNEGSVVMFYCVIGYIGLLAMASFIVAFQVRKLPDSFNEAKFITFSMLVFCSVWICFVPTYLSTKGKDMVAVEIFSILFSSAALLGFIFAPKCYIIALRPDLNNREQLIKRKN from the exons ATGGTCCCAAAAGAATCTCATCAGAACATTGGGATTGTTCACTTGCTTCAATATTTTGGATGGATTTGGGTTGGCATCTTTGCTGTTGATAATAACAGTGGACAGCATTTCTTGCAGAGCCTGGAACCATTGCTTCATGAAAATGGGATCTGCGCAGCCTATACAAAAAGGTTACCCTATATAGCACGTTTGGATAAAATGGAAGAGCATATAGAAATATGCTACAGCatttataaacaattaaaaaatgaTATACATGTAGTTATTATCTATGGTGAATCATTGACCATTGCAGCTCTAAGATTCATCTTAACTCTGGGAGGCATTGAAAATGAAAAGTTATATTTTAAGAAGGTGTGGATCATGACTGCTCAACTAGATTTCATGTTAACTGGCCTCTTAAGAGGTTGGGATCTTCAGATATTCCATGGTGCCATTGCTTTTGCAATCCACTCAGAGGACACTCCAAATTTCGGTGAATTTCTAAAGACAATAAACCCTCACTGGAACAAAGGAGACAGATTTATTCAGGTCTTCTGGGAACAAGCATTTGACTGTTTCTTTCCAGAGTCTTGGGAGCAAACAGAAGTCATGGGGCAATGTACTGGGAAAGAGAAGCTTGAGGATATATTTAAGCCTCAGTTTGAAATGAGCATGACCGGACACAGCTACAGTGTCTATAATGCTGTCCACAGTGTGGCTCGAGCTTTGCATGCTATGTGCTCTTCTCAGTCCAACTACAACAGAGGGAAATGTTCATCTCATACGAGCAAGAAATGCAATGCAGTCAAACTGCAAAATCTGCAAGCTTGGCAG CTCCATCCATTCCTTGAAAGTGTTTCCTTTAACAACTCTGTTGGAGAAAGTATATCCTTTGAACAGAGAATGGCAACAGGAGATAAATTTGATATTGTCAATTTGGAGACACTGCCAAACAAttccttccagagaaggaacgtTGGAAAGGTGGATTCGAGTGCTCCTCAAGGTGAACAATTCACCATTGATGAAAATATGCTGGTGTGGCATCCAGGACTAAAACAG CTGCCTCCCCTTGCTCTGTGTAATGAACGTTGCCGTCCGGGTTatcagaaaaaaaggaaggaaggaaaaccatTCTGCTGCTATGAATGCAGTCGATGTCCAGATGGGGAGATTTCTAATTCAACTG ATATGGATGACTGTTTCAGATGTCCAGAAGACCACTATCCAAGCAATGACAGAAACATGTGTATCCCCAAAAAAACAAGCTTCTTGTCTTATGGAGACCCCTTAGGCACTAGTTTAGCTGTGATTGCGGCTTCTTTTGCCTTCATCACAGCGTTGGTGCTAGGAGTATTTATCAAGCATAAAGATACCCCATTAGTCAAAGCGAATAACCAAAATCTCACCTATATTCTTCTCGCCTCCCTCATGCTctgctttctctcttctttcctatTTCTTGGTGAACCACGAGAAGTCACTTGCCTTTTACGACAATCCATTTTTGGTCTCACTTTCTCTGTGGCTATTTCTTGCATTCTGGCAAAAACTACCATTGTTTCTCTAGCATTCCTTGCTACAAGGCCTGGATCGAGAATGATGAAGTGGGTAGGGAACAGACTGGTCCACTTCATTATTTTCCCATGCTCCCTTCTTCAAGCCTGTATTTGCCTTTTGTGGTTGACATACTCCCCACCCTACCCAGATGTTGATATGAAGTCAATAACTAAGGAAATCATTATTCAATGCAATGAAGGCTCTGTCGTCATGTTTTACTGTGTCATTGGCTACATTGGCCTTCTGGCCATGGCCAGCTTCATTGTGGCCTTCCAGGTCCGCAAATTACCAGATAGTTTCAATGAAGCCAAGTTTATTACGTTCAGCATGTTGGTTTTCTGCAGTGTATGGATATGTTTTGTTCCCACTTACTTGAGCACTAAAGGGAAGGATATGGTGGCTGTGGAGATCTTCTCCATCTTGTTCTCCAGCGCTGCCTTGTTGGGGTTCATCTTTGCTCCTAAATGCTACATCATTGCATTGAGGCCTGATCTGAACAACAGGGAGCAACTTATAAAAAGAAAGAATTAA